One genomic segment of Bacteroidales bacterium includes these proteins:
- a CDS encoding T9SS type A sorting domain-containing protein: MRTFTKLCLLAMVLTFSTALFAQQSIHNQTGNSVPDKMELLRQIHGPGVVVPPSIEGSSKAAGDDCVTPIEILSLPFTDAGQTTTGRGNDYWETCLNDFDGGEDIIYELELTSATTIQIMIDPKGTIRTGVAISDGCPLSSTCLGLSYDFNSGAPHGFTVALDAGIYYIMVDTWPNPASIPDFDLTVVEAATVANDDCEDAIDLGEVLNYPFSTELATDSPYGNTNGPEIWFNYTAGFTGWAAIDLCGSEYDTDLAVWEGAACPPVTLLDENDDYCGYDGLQSKIFLEVVQGEVYKIEIGGFDGATGDGLLSIYEYEICTLTCPPGGTPEAEPCGANINGGCNMDMPAFTSVEDGTIICGNLWSQFGTRDTDWFKVELASPGSIKMNVKAEESVVFGLVGQVVPGIPGCDNTTNFLTTYKILPGCQEDFIYVVNMPKGTYYLFVAPMDFFAHSCPGFNYQASFELVELASGFITGNVLGFDIAAGIEGVKITAGDAVAYTNGIGNYIIELPVGTYDVEANGYDAGYETLTVTDVVVLEDDYTTLNFILEPLPAPVLLTATPDIEQVELTWEPISAKQDGSKTLMGDIFSKNDYIPGTTMDLNFTMTIYSPDFEWGVYAEMVFPAEFVPQSAGMLNGVPGVVDGQKVSWTGLFYETSAPEELDFSVEVEVDLNAEGPLVVSYYVEGDGYGLNPHYFEGALTVYEDGGEYVPTFNVYRRKIIPGTTTYFIPIAYGVIGNYYLDEIFPGGDEWCYLVKQILPDKSESPASNILCAVPVIRPGSLCDEAIDYGQVNDPAISESLVRAEDERWFEFDVPYTMDFAVTLDNLDFEANVTLYADCDGTVVFDNADYCGGGSYDLIKMYDMVPGGTYYAKVTGLNGYFGSFDIFITQVQILTIREGWSGFSTYMDPSGDLSIASQLDCIKEDMIITVRQQPYGIWWPSQNLNTIGNIYNTFGYKAKMEAERTTIIFGAETPDKTVELPAGASYLPVRVTAPTPTSDILAQLNGELLILFDINTNEVIWPDGGLFLLDYLTPDHAYLINMFVPSSYTYPVPTMAPAPTFVYPPAEAKLNVWNEVANTGTPHFISIHKYALSSLETGDFIGVFDGNNICVGMAEYVNPESNLFIAAFGDDEVTEVKDGLTVGEGMTFKLFRLSTNTEYELEVTYDAQFQNTDGTFQVHGMSMISELKVGSTSISDGYLSSVAIYPNPTTGLLNISGIEGDVNIILSNVQGQQILTTTANGEITIDLSAQPRGVYFIRLTNETSSRIEKVVLK; encoded by the coding sequence ATGAGAACCTTTACAAAGTTGTGTCTCTTAGCCATGGTGCTCACTTTTTCAACAGCACTCTTTGCGCAGCAAAGCATTCACAATCAGACCGGTAATTCTGTACCGGATAAGATGGAGTTGTTACGCCAGATTCATGGACCAGGTGTTGTTGTGCCTCCTTCAATCGAAGGATCATCCAAAGCAGCCGGTGACGATTGCGTGACTCCTATCGAAATTCTGTCATTACCTTTTACCGATGCCGGACAAACAACCACCGGAAGGGGAAATGATTATTGGGAAACCTGTCTGAATGATTTCGATGGTGGTGAGGATATTATTTACGAGTTGGAACTCACTTCCGCTACTACAATTCAGATCATGATTGATCCAAAAGGTACAATTCGTACCGGGGTTGCGATATCCGACGGTTGCCCGTTATCTTCCACCTGTCTTGGTTTAAGCTATGACTTCAACAGCGGTGCTCCACATGGATTTACTGTTGCTCTTGATGCAGGTATCTATTATATTATGGTTGATACCTGGCCAAATCCTGCCTCAATACCTGATTTTGACCTGACGGTTGTTGAAGCTGCCACAGTAGCTAATGACGATTGTGAAGATGCCATTGATTTAGGAGAGGTACTTAACTATCCTTTCTCCACAGAATTAGCTACGGATTCGCCGTACGGAAATACCAACGGACCTGAAATTTGGTTTAACTACACAGCCGGCTTTACCGGTTGGGCAGCTATTGATCTCTGTGGAAGTGAGTACGATACTGATCTTGCGGTCTGGGAAGGTGCTGCTTGTCCTCCAGTTACATTGCTTGATGAAAATGATGATTACTGCGGATATGATGGCTTGCAGTCAAAAATCTTTCTCGAAGTTGTTCAGGGTGAAGTGTACAAAATTGAAATTGGCGGTTTTGACGGTGCTACAGGTGATGGTTTACTATCTATTTATGAGTATGAAATCTGTACATTGACCTGCCCTCCTGGTGGCACACCAGAAGCTGAACCATGCGGAGCAAACATCAACGGAGGCTGCAATATGGATATGCCCGCCTTTACATCAGTCGAGGATGGTACCATAATTTGTGGTAACCTATGGAGTCAGTTTGGAACCCGCGATACAGACTGGTTCAAGGTTGAACTTGCATCACCCGGAAGCATTAAAATGAATGTTAAAGCCGAAGAATCTGTCGTTTTCGGTTTAGTAGGTCAGGTTGTTCCGGGAATTCCCGGATGCGATAACACGACCAACTTTCTTACTACCTATAAGATCTTACCCGGTTGCCAGGAGGATTTTATTTATGTTGTTAATATGCCAAAAGGAACCTATTACCTGTTTGTTGCACCAATGGACTTCTTTGCTCATTCCTGTCCTGGATTTAACTACCAGGCTTCATTTGAACTTGTGGAATTGGCCAGTGGTTTCATAACAGGTAATGTTCTTGGTTTTGACATTGCTGCCGGTATCGAAGGGGTGAAAATTACAGCAGGTGATGCAGTAGCTTATACTAATGGGATAGGAAACTATATCATTGAACTGCCGGTGGGTACTTATGATGTTGAGGCAAATGGTTATGACGCAGGATATGAAACACTTACTGTTACCGATGTTGTTGTTTTAGAAGATGATTACACAACATTAAATTTTATTCTGGAACCCTTACCTGCTCCTGTTTTGCTTACTGCAACCCCAGATATCGAGCAGGTTGAGCTGACCTGGGAACCGATTTCCGCTAAACAAGATGGAAGCAAAACACTGATGGGTGATATTTTTTCGAAAAATGATTACATTCCCGGAACCACAATGGATCTCAATTTCACGATGACCATTTACTCCCCTGACTTTGAATGGGGTGTTTATGCTGAGATGGTATTTCCTGCAGAATTTGTTCCGCAATCCGCCGGAATGCTCAATGGAGTGCCGGGAGTTGTTGATGGCCAAAAAGTATCTTGGACAGGGCTGTTTTACGAGACAAGTGCACCGGAGGAATTAGATTTCTCGGTTGAAGTTGAGGTTGACCTCAATGCAGAAGGACCACTTGTAGTTTCGTATTATGTTGAGGGAGATGGATATGGTCTCAACCCTCACTACTTTGAAGGTGCATTGACTGTTTATGAAGATGGTGGTGAATATGTACCTACATTCAATGTTTATCGCCGTAAAATTATCCCCGGAACCACTACTTATTTTATTCCAATCGCTTATGGTGTAATTGGAAATTACTATCTTGACGAGATTTTTCCGGGTGGTGACGAGTGGTGCTACCTGGTTAAGCAGATTTTACCCGATAAATCTGAATCTCCTGCATCAAACATTTTATGTGCTGTTCCTGTAATCCGGCCGGGATCGCTTTGTGATGAAGCCATTGACTACGGTCAGGTGAATGATCCTGCTATCTCTGAATCATTGGTTCGTGCTGAGGACGAAAGATGGTTTGAGTTTGATGTACCTTATACCATGGACTTCGCTGTTACACTCGATAACCTGGATTTTGAAGCTAATGTTACTCTCTATGCAGATTGCGATGGGACAGTGGTTTTTGACAATGCTGATTATTGCGGTGGTGGCAGCTATGACCTCATTAAGATGTACGATATGGTTCCTGGTGGAACATATTATGCCAAAGTTACGGGACTCAATGGCTATTTTGGTAGCTTTGATATTTTTATTACACAGGTTCAGATTTTAACCATCAGGGAAGGCTGGAGTGGATTCTCCACTTATATGGATCCGTCAGGCGATTTGAGCATTGCCAGCCAGTTGGATTGTATTAAAGAAGATATGATCATCACCGTTCGCCAGCAACCTTATGGTATCTGGTGGCCATCTCAAAACCTGAATACGATCGGTAATATCTACAATACCTTTGGCTACAAAGCCAAAATGGAAGCTGAAAGAACAACAATTATATTTGGTGCTGAAACACCGGATAAAACTGTTGAGTTGCCAGCCGGTGCAAGTTACCTACCTGTAAGAGTGACTGCTCCAACGCCAACATCCGATATTCTTGCCCAACTTAATGGCGAATTGCTTATCCTATTTGATATTAATACCAATGAAGTCATATGGCCTGATGGCGGTCTTTTCTTGCTCGACTACCTTACTCCTGACCATGCCTATTTGATTAACATGTTCGTTCCATCATCCTACACTTATCCGGTGCCAACCATGGCTCCGGCTCCAACATTTGTTTACCCGCCGGCAGAAGCCAAATTAAATGTCTGGAATGAAGTGGCAAATACCGGTACCCCGCATTTTATTTCAATCCATAAATATGCGTTATCATCACTTGAAACAGGAGATTTTATCGGAGTTTTTGATGGCAATAACATTTGTGTGGGAATGGCAGAATATGTTAATCCTGAAAGTAACCTATTCATAGCTGCATTTGGCGATGATGAAGTTACCGAGGTCAAAGACGGATTAACTGTTGGCGAAGGGATGACTTTCAAACTTTTCAGGTTATCCACCAATACTGAGTATGAACTTGAGGTAACTTATGATGCACAATTCCAGAATACTGATGGTACCTTCCAGGTTCATGGGATGTCGATGATTTCGGAGTTGAAGGTGGGTTCAACTTCAATCTCAGATGGCTATTTAAGTTCGGTTGCTATTTACCCGAATCCGACAACCGGTTTGTTAAATATTTCAGGTATTGAAGGCGATGTGAACATTATTTTGTCCAATGTTCAGGGTCAGCAAATCCTCACGACTACTGCTAACGGTGAAATCACTATTG
- a CDS encoding PKD domain-containing protein: MKRFYFLITITLIVMVKSTYTQNYTSLTDEDFAKFPYWIEMMSDESVNFFDVQRAFELYWNDREVTKGSGWKPFKRWEYMTSSRVYPDGTRFPADLNWIEYHVYKDKFPENRYYSGNWENLGPFLIPGSKGYNGLGRVNSIAFHPTDPNTIYLGAPAGGLWVTHDKGETWYSETDVLPTLGVSSIVVDHAEPSVIYIGSGDRDAGDAPGMGVMKSVDGGMTWQLSNNGMGNRIVGRMIMHPQDNQVIIAATNSGICKTTDGGHSWQVRQGGDFKEVVFKPNDPSVIYASANGRFYRSTDTGETFQLISSGLPVGARGVIGVSPANPEIVYFLLTTGDSFLGLYRSDDAGLSFSERSTTPNIMSWGCAGGDGGQAWYDLDMAVDPLNENILFAGGVNCFKSSDGGITWQISSHWWGDCGVPAVHADLHILEYSPLDGRLYAGNDGGIYWTGNGGTNWTEISNGLAISQVYKIGQSATVSNKVINGYQDNGTATYTGTQNWIPTIGGDGMECAVDHQNAVYSYGTLYFGDIFRMTNNVNAFKVAGNNSFGITEDGGWVTPFLLHKGDANKMFVGYKNIWRGFNIRSNNPTWQKISNNLAGSNNVNMRAIEQSPVNYEILYAAREDRKLFRTDNANKQSPTWTDLSTFLPDNNHINDLEAHPFDENIVYMAKGTKVFKSVDKGISWTNISGSLPSVSVNSLAYHKNSHEGLYAGTDIGIFYKDAFMDDWMLYGDGFPASSRVTEVEIFHDASNPENDRIRASTYGRGLWESDMYYDSPVADLVADHTIITPFCAVNFTDSSLGVPTSWNWEFEGAIPATSTVKNPPGIVYETPGTYKVTLTVTNKAGSNQVVKEDYITVSDQLLPAPDFSVNQSAFCSWSALTITDLSLYCPTTYEWSFYPDNVVYIEGTSSTSPNPMVMFSETGSYSVTLIVHNYNGSASLTKENYIHYGGFPTPFIESFEEGFASKSWSVENPDSRKTWQVIAPDFTPHGQNAAFMNHFDYYFMFERDRLISPIINLKGVTEAHLSFKHAYAQRYSQVDSLLVKISTNCGNSWQTIYVNGPDGFGGFETSPPTAAYFNPASGEDWCGEGYGADCISIDISPFCNQPDVRIMFEAFNRIGNNLYIDDVEISVLTKVDRQDLHTGNFRMYPNPSDGMVQLIFEHLDDDVHISVFDINGKEIHRQQKGQTEAGETISLDLSMLDPGVYFVKVNGNNQTAVNLLILQ; this comes from the coding sequence ATGAAAAGATTTTACTTCCTGATTACCATTACTTTAATAGTGATGGTGAAATCAACTTACACACAGAACTACACATCACTTACGGATGAGGATTTTGCCAAATTTCCTTATTGGATTGAAATGATGAGCGACGAATCAGTGAACTTCTTCGATGTTCAGCGGGCATTTGAACTTTACTGGAATGATCGTGAAGTAACCAAAGGTTCGGGATGGAAACCCTTCAAACGATGGGAATACATGACGAGCAGCAGGGTTTATCCAGATGGAACACGATTTCCTGCCGACCTGAACTGGATTGAATACCATGTGTACAAGGATAAATTTCCCGAAAACCGGTATTACAGTGGTAATTGGGAAAATCTCGGTCCATTTTTAATCCCCGGAAGTAAAGGTTACAATGGACTCGGAAGAGTAAATTCCATTGCATTTCATCCAACCGATCCCAACACGATCTATCTGGGAGCACCTGCCGGAGGACTTTGGGTAACGCACGACAAGGGAGAGACATGGTACTCCGAAACCGATGTTCTTCCAACCCTTGGCGTTTCATCAATCGTTGTTGACCATGCCGAACCTTCGGTAATTTACATTGGTTCAGGCGACAGGGATGCCGGAGACGCTCCGGGAATGGGGGTAATGAAAAGTGTTGATGGTGGGATGACCTGGCAATTATCAAATAATGGCATGGGGAATCGGATTGTTGGACGAATGATTATGCATCCCCAGGATAACCAGGTAATTATTGCAGCCACAAATTCGGGAATTTGCAAAACTACCGATGGAGGCCATAGCTGGCAAGTCAGGCAGGGGGGCGATTTTAAAGAAGTTGTTTTCAAACCTAACGATCCGTCAGTGATCTATGCATCGGCAAACGGAAGATTTTATCGTTCGACGGACACCGGAGAAACATTTCAACTCATTTCCTCCGGATTGCCTGTTGGCGCCCGGGGTGTCATTGGTGTTTCACCGGCAAATCCTGAAATAGTCTATTTTCTTTTAACCACGGGAGATTCCTTTTTAGGATTGTACCGATCAGACGATGCCGGACTTAGCTTTTCAGAAAGGTCAACAACCCCAAACATCATGAGTTGGGGTTGTGCTGGAGGTGACGGAGGGCAGGCGTGGTACGATCTTGATATGGCCGTTGATCCGTTAAATGAAAATATTTTATTCGCCGGTGGTGTTAACTGCTTTAAATCGAGTGATGGAGGAATAACCTGGCAGATCAGCTCACACTGGTGGGGTGATTGCGGTGTACCAGCGGTTCATGCCGACCTGCATATACTTGAGTATAGCCCACTCGATGGAAGGTTGTATGCAGGTAACGACGGTGGGATCTATTGGACCGGTAATGGCGGGACAAACTGGACTGAAATCTCCAACGGTCTTGCCATCAGCCAGGTTTATAAGATCGGACAGAGCGCTACGGTAAGTAATAAGGTAATCAATGGTTACCAGGACAATGGAACAGCAACCTACACCGGAACTCAAAACTGGATTCCAACGATAGGAGGTGATGGGATGGAATGCGCCGTGGACCACCAAAATGCAGTGTATAGTTATGGCACGCTCTATTTTGGCGATATTTTCAGGATGACCAACAATGTCAATGCCTTCAAAGTTGCCGGTAACAATTCTTTCGGTATAACGGAGGACGGTGGGTGGGTAACCCCTTTCCTGCTTCATAAAGGTGATGCGAATAAGATGTTTGTAGGGTATAAAAACATCTGGAGAGGTTTTAATATCAGATCCAACAATCCAACCTGGCAGAAAATTTCAAACAATCTTGCAGGTAGCAATAATGTAAATATGAGGGCGATTGAGCAGTCTCCGGTGAACTATGAAATTCTGTATGCTGCCAGAGAAGACAGAAAATTATTCCGAACCGATAATGCAAACAAGCAAAGCCCAACATGGACTGACCTTTCTACATTCCTTCCGGATAATAACCATATCAATGATCTTGAGGCTCATCCTTTTGACGAAAACATCGTTTACATGGCAAAAGGTACCAAAGTGTTTAAATCTGTTGATAAGGGGATTTCATGGACCAACATTTCTGGTTCACTTCCTTCGGTTTCGGTCAATAGCCTTGCTTACCACAAAAACAGCCACGAAGGCCTCTATGCCGGCACAGATATCGGAATTTTTTACAAAGATGCCTTTATGGATGACTGGATGCTATACGGTGATGGTTTCCCCGCTAGCAGCCGGGTTACTGAAGTGGAAATATTTCATGATGCATCCAACCCGGAGAATGACAGGATAAGGGCATCTACCTACGGTCGAGGCCTGTGGGAATCTGATATGTATTATGATTCCCCGGTTGCTGATCTGGTTGCTGATCACACCATTATTACTCCATTTTGTGCAGTTAATTTTACCGACAGTTCTTTGGGTGTTCCCACTTCGTGGAATTGGGAGTTTGAAGGTGCAATACCTGCAACATCGACTGTGAAAAATCCGCCCGGGATAGTTTATGAGACTCCGGGAACCTATAAAGTAACTTTAACTGTTACAAACAAAGCCGGATCAAATCAGGTCGTTAAGGAAGATTACATCACAGTCAGCGATCAATTGCTCCCGGCGCCCGATTTCTCAGTTAACCAGTCTGCGTTTTGCTCATGGTCGGCATTAACCATCACTGACCTGTCCCTGTATTGCCCAACAACTTATGAATGGAGTTTTTATCCCGATAACGTAGTTTATATCGAAGGGACATCCTCCACCAGCCCAAACCCGATGGTTATGTTCTCTGAAACCGGCAGCTATTCAGTAACGTTGATTGTCCATAACTACAATGGCAGTGCATCGTTAACCAAAGAAAATTATATTCATTACGGTGGTTTTCCAACTCCCTTCATCGAATCCTTCGAAGAGGGGTTTGCATCAAAAAGCTGGTCTGTTGAAAATCCGGATAGTAGGAAAACGTGGCAGGTTATTGCACCAGATTTTACTCCTCATGGCCAAAATGCTGCTTTCATGAACCATTTTGATTACTATTTCATGTTTGAGCGCGACAGGTTGATTTCTCCGATCATTAACCTCAAGGGAGTTACGGAGGCTCATCTGAGTTTCAAACACGCTTATGCCCAGCGATATTCGCAGGTCGATTCACTTTTGGTTAAAATTTCTACCAATTGCGGTAATTCATGGCAAACCATCTATGTGAATGGTCCGGATGGTTTTGGCGGATTTGAAACATCACCACCAACCGCAGCCTATTTTAATCCCGCTTCAGGCGAAGACTGGTGTGGTGAAGGTTATGGCGCTGACTGCATAAGTATCGATATCTCACCGTTCTGTAATCAGCCCGATGTGAGGATTATGTTTGAGGCATTCAACCGGATTGGTAACAATCTTTATATCGACGACGTTGAGATAAGTGTGCTAACAAAGGTAGATCGACAAGATTTGCACACCGGCAATTTCAGGATGTATCCAAACCCATCGGATGGAATGGTTCAGTTGATCTTTGAACATTTGGATGATGATGTTCATATTTCTGTGTTCGATATAAACGGAAAAGAGATACATCGTCAGCAAAAAGGGCAAACTGAAGCAGGGGAGACCATCAGCTTGGATTTAAGCATGTTGGACCCTGGCGTTTATTTTGTGAAAGTGAATGGGAACAACCAAACAGCAGTAAATCTCCTTATTCTCCAATAA